One segment of Streptomyces sp. NA02950 DNA contains the following:
- a CDS encoding GntR family transcriptional regulator, giving the protein MTPASSAKHDRRPPYQHAADELRREIKAGRYKPGDQLPPYRELQERFGVANMTARSALNVLRDEGLIYTIQGRGSFVADYEGSGIDYTPPAWYLANDSKAADAESSEGAAEKIGADSGAAAGSTLTAMLTALRDELRALSAEHQALRREVEELKKAQQSQS; this is encoded by the coding sequence ATGACGCCTGCCAGCTCCGCCAAACACGACCGTCGGCCGCCCTATCAGCATGCAGCCGACGAGCTTCGGCGCGAGATCAAAGCAGGTCGGTACAAGCCTGGTGATCAACTCCCGCCCTATCGGGAGCTGCAAGAGCGCTTCGGCGTGGCCAACATGACCGCACGTTCCGCGCTGAACGTCCTACGGGACGAAGGGTTGATCTACACCATTCAGGGCCGCGGCAGCTTCGTGGCCGACTACGAGGGCAGCGGTATCGACTACACCCCGCCCGCCTGGTACCTCGCCAACGACAGCAAGGCCGCCGACGCGGAGTCGAGCGAGGGCGCCGCCGAGAAGATCGGAGCCGACAGCGGCGCGGCTGCCGGATCCACCCTCACCGCCATGCTCACCGCGTTGCGCGATGAACTCAGAGCACTCAGCGCCGAGCACCAGGCGCTGCGCCGGGAAGTCGAGGAGCTGAAGAAGGCACAGCAGTCCCAGTCCTGA
- a CDS encoding helix-turn-helix domain-containing protein, translating into MTPGLLNVDQVAAHLQVSRWTVYNLIRSRELASLTVGRCRRITESALHDYITRQTEGEAA; encoded by the coding sequence GTGACTCCGGGACTGCTCAACGTGGACCAAGTCGCCGCCCACCTCCAGGTGAGCCGCTGGACGGTCTACAACCTCATCCGCTCACGCGAGCTGGCTTCCCTGACCGTCGGCCGCTGCCGCCGCATCACTGAATCCGCCCTGCACGACTACATCACCCGCCAGACCGAAGGAGAGGCCGCCTGA
- a CDS encoding cell division protein FtsK — MSVGEIIGSAPALAGAALAPIVIWAVWWLVRYVRSDAMTRVSIRQAIRVRWGWRRLAPMAGLSVTDKTPPAVIVAPDGKVPKPRVLIPKIRVASDRYGVLVRAGCLPKVSLAEFQKAAPYLADAWRCTRVSVLPDKPGQLVIRGVRMDPLTVPTEHTPTGSVPEELTAWDMGLDEYAQPVSVSLANVPGVTVAGLPGFGKTSLVNKFICDTAPSPAIQYAVADGKVTSSHEGDYADLVQRTFAFAGDDLAEANQLFKELVTLRRNRSASVRALLGVKNMWHVGPSAAWPLTVLIIDEAHTYFRDHKGSDAQSKKLAALAAENARLVEDLVKKGRSVGILVIIATQKGTGDAIPTFIRDVCPVGLSFAQKTADASVAALGEDIRNWPDANPTALQDPAYVGVASMAHQGRPGFTRIRTPYVADADAARIAIDTAQLTRAPAELLEQLAVSTLGRNDPLTMMVAV; from the coding sequence GTGAGTGTAGGCGAAATCATCGGGTCTGCCCCGGCTCTGGCCGGGGCGGCCCTGGCCCCGATCGTCATCTGGGCCGTGTGGTGGCTGGTCCGCTACGTACGTTCCGACGCGATGACGCGGGTCAGCATCCGGCAGGCGATACGTGTGCGCTGGGGCTGGCGTCGGCTGGCTCCGATGGCCGGGCTGTCGGTGACCGACAAGACCCCTCCCGCCGTGATCGTGGCGCCGGACGGGAAGGTGCCCAAGCCTCGCGTTCTGATCCCGAAGATCCGGGTCGCATCTGACCGGTACGGGGTGCTGGTCCGCGCCGGGTGTCTGCCCAAGGTGAGCTTGGCCGAGTTCCAGAAAGCTGCGCCGTATCTGGCGGACGCCTGGCGGTGTACCCGGGTCTCGGTCCTCCCCGACAAGCCGGGTCAGCTGGTGATCCGTGGCGTGCGGATGGACCCGCTGACCGTCCCGACCGAGCACACCCCCACCGGGTCGGTGCCGGAGGAACTGACAGCGTGGGACATGGGGTTGGACGAGTACGCGCAGCCGGTGAGTGTCAGCCTGGCCAACGTGCCCGGTGTCACGGTGGCCGGGCTGCCGGGCTTCGGCAAGACGTCGCTGGTCAACAAGTTCATCTGTGACACGGCGCCCTCGCCTGCGATTCAGTACGCGGTGGCCGACGGCAAGGTGACCTCGTCCCATGAGGGCGACTACGCGGACCTGGTGCAGCGGACGTTCGCGTTCGCCGGTGACGACCTGGCGGAGGCGAACCAACTCTTCAAGGAGTTGGTGACGCTGCGGCGGAACCGCTCGGCATCCGTCCGTGCCCTGCTGGGCGTCAAGAACATGTGGCACGTCGGGCCCTCGGCCGCATGGCCGTTGACCGTGCTGATCATCGACGAAGCCCACACGTATTTCCGCGACCACAAGGGGTCGGACGCGCAGTCCAAGAAGCTGGCGGCCCTGGCGGCTGAGAACGCGCGGCTGGTGGAGGATCTGGTGAAGAAGGGGCGCAGCGTCGGCATCCTGGTGATCATCGCGACCCAGAAGGGGACCGGCGACGCCATACCCACCTTCATCCGGGACGTGTGCCCGGTGGGTCTGTCCTTCGCGCAGAAGACCGCCGACGCCTCCGTTGCAGCCCTGGGCGAGGACATCCGGAACTGGCCGGACGCCAACCCCACGGCACTCCAGGACCCCGCCTACGTCGGCGTGGCCTCCATGGCCCACCAGGGACGCCCCGGCTTCACCCGCATCCGTACTCCCTACGTCGCCGATGCCGACGCTGCCCGTATCGCCATCGACACCGCCCAGCTGACCCGCGCCCCGGCCGAGCTGCTGGAACAGCTCGCGGTCTCCACCCTCGGCCGGAACGACCCGCTCACGATGATGGTCGCGGTCTGA
- the xerC gene encoding tyrosine recombinase XerC — protein MGKKNSNGEGSIYQRRDGRWEGIAYVLTADGTHKRRSVYGKTWDEAHYKLTRLKADSNHGLPVATSKQSLADFLTYWLANVARIKVRPATYAAYDSLVRNYLAPGLGKKKLTRLTARDIRAFLAATARTCQCCAQGKDKARPERKRRCCALGKCCKSYPSDRTVRFLLVLLRAALEHAVREDELPRNVAKNVELGMGTKREIEPLTVHEGRQLLAAARGNRLWAVYELAVRIGLRRGEVLGLRWKDVDLVDGSVTIRQTLQRVSGELLISAPKTQRSARRVALPAECVTALRARRAQQRGDRLAAGGKWKGGGSDLVFTTKNGTPIEPRNLNRAFTLLCDKAGVRCVRFHDLRHTCASLLHEQGADARMIMEVLGHSSIRVTMDIYTFVRLDSQRSAFDRVGDALRDGNGTDDGDGSGGALVAV, from the coding sequence ATGGGCAAGAAGAACTCGAACGGCGAGGGAAGCATCTACCAGCGCAGGGACGGACGCTGGGAGGGCATCGCGTACGTCCTGACGGCCGACGGCACGCACAAGCGGCGCAGCGTTTACGGGAAGACGTGGGATGAAGCCCACTACAAGCTGACCAGGCTCAAGGCCGACTCCAACCATGGGCTGCCCGTCGCCACGAGCAAACAGAGCCTGGCTGACTTCCTGACGTATTGGCTGGCCAACGTCGCGCGCATCAAGGTCCGTCCGGCCACGTACGCCGCTTATGACTCGCTCGTGAGGAACTACCTCGCCCCAGGCCTCGGCAAGAAGAAGCTGACGCGACTCACCGCGCGGGACATCCGGGCCTTCCTCGCGGCCACTGCTCGTACCTGCCAGTGCTGCGCTCAGGGGAAGGACAAGGCTCGTCCGGAGCGGAAGCGACGCTGCTGCGCCCTGGGCAAGTGCTGTAAGTCGTATCCGTCCGACCGAACCGTGCGGTTCCTCCTGGTGCTGCTGCGGGCTGCACTGGAGCACGCGGTTCGGGAGGACGAGTTGCCTCGCAACGTGGCCAAGAACGTTGAGCTGGGCATGGGCACGAAGCGCGAGATAGAGCCGCTTACGGTGCACGAGGGACGGCAGCTCTTGGCGGCGGCGCGTGGCAATCGGCTCTGGGCAGTGTACGAACTGGCCGTACGGATCGGTCTGCGCCGCGGGGAAGTCCTCGGCCTTCGGTGGAAGGACGTCGACCTGGTGGACGGCTCGGTCACCATCCGCCAGACACTCCAGCGCGTTAGTGGGGAACTACTGATCTCCGCCCCGAAGACTCAGCGCTCAGCTCGCCGGGTGGCCCTGCCCGCCGAGTGCGTGACGGCGCTCCGGGCCCGCCGGGCCCAACAGCGCGGGGACAGGTTGGCGGCCGGTGGCAAGTGGAAAGGCGGCGGCAGCGATCTTGTCTTCACCACCAAGAACGGAACACCCATCGAACCGCGCAATCTGAACCGTGCCTTCACCCTCCTGTGCGACAAGGCAGGGGTGCGGTGCGTCCGCTTCCATGACCTCCGGCACACGTGCGCGTCTCTGCTTCACGAGCAGGGAGCCGACGCCCGGATGATCATGGAAGTACTCGGGCACAGTTCGATCCGCGTGACGATGGACATCTACACCTTCGTCCGCCTGGACTCTCAGCGCTCCGCCTTCGACCGCGTCGGCGATGCCCTGCGTGACGGCAACGGGACGGACGATGGTGACGGCTCGGGTGGCGCCCTGGTCGCCGTCTGA
- a CDS encoding DUF2637 domain-containing protein — protein MSEDRITQRTVTVIMGIIAALAFVFSFGNVWALALRLGVPGPIAPLIAPMVDLSVVGLLVALRYLSLRGVAAEHIKGATRLMHLSGLLTLALNVAEPIAARHYGRAAVDAVAPLLLLGWGAVGPQLLRHFHTVAHTAPVPAPVEKEPVSQPELAPLPEPVARPVTPQPDPVPAVSVPAPLLNAARTIAATHQAEHGERISPAQLRARLGIALPLAAAAHAQLSA, from the coding sequence TTGTCCGAGGACCGGATCACTCAGCGCACCGTGACCGTGATCATGGGCATCATCGCGGCCCTGGCCTTCGTCTTCTCCTTCGGCAACGTCTGGGCCCTGGCCCTGCGCCTGGGCGTCCCAGGACCGATCGCGCCGCTGATCGCACCGATGGTGGACCTGTCCGTTGTCGGCCTCCTGGTGGCCCTGCGCTACCTGTCCCTGCGGGGCGTGGCCGCCGAGCACATCAAGGGCGCCACCCGGCTCATGCACCTGTCCGGGCTGCTGACCCTGGCCCTCAACGTCGCAGAACCGATCGCCGCCCGGCACTACGGCCGCGCCGCCGTGGACGCGGTCGCCCCGCTCCTCCTCCTGGGCTGGGGAGCAGTCGGACCCCAACTCCTGCGCCACTTCCACACCGTGGCCCACACCGCACCGGTCCCGGCCCCGGTCGAGAAGGAACCGGTCTCCCAGCCTGAGCTTGCCCCGCTCCCCGAACCGGTGGCACGACCGGTCACGCCACAGCCGGATCCTGTCCCGGCGGTCTCCGTGCCCGCGCCGCTGCTGAACGCGGCCCGCACCATCGCCGCCACGCACCAGGCCGAGCACGGCGAACGCATCAGCCCGGCTCAGCTCCGGGCCCGCCTCGGCATCGCGCTGCCCCTGGCCGCCGCCGCGCACGCCCAGCTCTCCGCCTGA
- a CDS encoding replication initiator: MKAPLDLRHVASLALRDLIHLAQLPDFDRVQDQIGQVRGCTRPVQLVGSTETRDTTTDTVLRSYSTADEPTGRLLTTCGNRRSSRCPACSRLYAADTYHLIRAGLSGGKTVPDTVRTHPRLFVTLTAPSFGPVHNRRTTDAGETLACRCGDRHRTDDPALGTPLSPTTYDYTGAVLWNAHAGALWARFTTYLRRELAAHLGLTQKALHAALRVSFAKVAEYQRRGLVHFHAVIRLDGPEGSNEPPPRWATTDALTHAVKAAAERAVLTVTSDAIGERQLTWGEQLDIREIAALGDGELTDQKVAAYVAKYATKSAEDSGTVDRSLRCPHCTGRGYQHGPDGFRDLCGPCDGTGQSEPIADLPVHSHVRQMIRTAWDLGHLPEFAELKLWKWAHMLGFRGHFSSKSRRYSTTLGALRDTRRTWRTERARAADDRPELPEETTLVVSHWQYLASGYSPGEELLAAQVRHEIALTDRHKTEGDLWL, encoded by the coding sequence GTGAAAGCCCCCCTGGACCTCCGCCACGTGGCGAGCCTGGCCCTGCGGGACCTCATCCACCTCGCCCAACTCCCCGACTTCGACCGCGTCCAAGACCAGATCGGCCAAGTCCGCGGCTGCACCCGGCCCGTGCAACTCGTCGGCTCCACCGAAACCCGCGACACCACGACGGACACCGTGCTCCGCTCATACAGCACCGCCGACGAACCCACCGGACGGCTGCTCACCACCTGCGGCAACCGCCGCTCCTCCCGCTGCCCAGCCTGCTCACGCCTCTACGCAGCCGACACCTACCACCTCATCCGGGCCGGACTCTCCGGCGGCAAGACCGTGCCCGACACCGTCCGCACCCACCCGCGCCTGTTCGTCACCCTCACCGCCCCCTCCTTCGGGCCAGTCCACAACCGCCGCACCACCGACGCGGGCGAGACCCTGGCCTGCCGCTGCGGCGACCGCCACCGCACCGATGACCCCGCCCTGGGCACCCCGCTCTCCCCGACCACCTACGACTACACCGGAGCGGTGCTGTGGAACGCCCACGCCGGAGCACTGTGGGCACGCTTCACCACCTACCTCCGCCGCGAACTGGCCGCCCACCTCGGCCTGACACAGAAAGCACTGCACGCGGCGCTGCGCGTCTCCTTCGCCAAAGTCGCCGAGTATCAGCGGCGCGGCCTGGTCCACTTCCACGCCGTGATCCGCCTCGACGGCCCCGAAGGAAGCAACGAGCCTCCACCCAGGTGGGCCACCACCGACGCACTCACCCACGCGGTCAAAGCCGCTGCTGAACGCGCCGTACTCACCGTGACCTCCGACGCCATCGGCGAACGCCAACTCACCTGGGGCGAGCAACTCGACATCCGCGAAATCGCGGCCCTGGGAGACGGCGAACTCACCGACCAGAAAGTTGCCGCCTACGTCGCCAAGTACGCCACCAAAAGCGCCGAGGACTCCGGCACCGTAGACCGCTCCCTGCGCTGCCCCCACTGCACCGGACGCGGCTACCAGCACGGCCCGGACGGCTTCCGGGACCTGTGCGGCCCGTGCGACGGCACCGGCCAGTCCGAACCCATCGCCGACCTGCCCGTGCACAGCCACGTCCGCCAGATGATCCGCACCGCCTGGGACCTCGGCCACCTGCCCGAGTTCGCCGAACTCAAGCTCTGGAAGTGGGCCCACATGCTCGGCTTCCGAGGCCACTTCTCCAGCAAATCCCGCCGCTACTCCACCACCCTCGGCGCCCTCCGCGACACCCGCCGCACATGGCGCACCGAACGTGCCCGCGCCGCCGACGACCGGCCCGAGCTGCCCGAGGAAACCACCCTCGTCGTCTCCCACTGGCAGTACTTGGCCTCCGGCTACAGCCCCGGCGAAGAACTCCTCGCTGCCCAGGTACGCCACGAAATCGCCCTTACCGACCGCCACAAGACAGAAGGGGACCTCTGGCTGTGA
- a CDS encoding SSI family serine proteinase inhibitor → MPPLHRLAVTAAVTAAASVAALAPAWGTPLPLPMPIDGESADRLVITVSETGDPMDAARYVLSCHPTGGTHPRARAACAQLDSQTEWGRDPFAPVPPGAMCTGMYGGPATARVSGHWAGRPVNARFDRTNGCEIARWDRFSVVLRMPGS, encoded by the coding sequence ATGCCCCCGCTGCACCGCCTCGCCGTCACCGCGGCCGTCACGGCCGCCGCCTCCGTCGCCGCGCTGGCTCCCGCGTGGGGGACGCCGCTGCCGCTTCCGATGCCGATCGACGGGGAGAGCGCCGACCGTCTGGTGATCACCGTGAGTGAGACGGGGGACCCCATGGATGCCGCGCGCTATGTGCTGTCCTGCCATCCGACGGGCGGCACGCATCCGCGGGCGCGGGCCGCCTGTGCGCAGCTGGACTCGCAGACGGAGTGGGGGCGGGACCCCTTTGCTCCGGTGCCGCCCGGGGCGATGTGCACGGGGATGTACGGGGGGCCGGCCACCGCGCGGGTGAGCGGGCATTGGGCGGGGCGGCCCGTCAACGCGCGCTTCGACCGCACCAACGGGTGTGAAATCGCCCGATGGGATCGTTTCTCCGTGGTTTTGCGCATGCCTGGCAGCTGA